From the Lathyrus oleraceus cultivar Zhongwan6 chromosome 4, CAAS_Psat_ZW6_1.0, whole genome shotgun sequence genome, one window contains:
- the LOC127075954 gene encoding uncharacterized protein LOC127075954 translates to MGSNGEDVSQQQWRITAAQWRFHANTTASQRRLGVRIHQRRRPSVASSSSTIQWRRDRSAIRRANLDRRHRISFTLISVIILRELEPQDPAMNRGYCISQCTEKKTRISHSRDTKTIEGDDGKMTYGQCGFPTITDWKRLKVVR, encoded by the exons ATGGGATCTAACGGAGAAGACGTTTCTCAACAACAATGGCGAATCACAGCGGCACAGTGGAGATTCCACGCGAACACGACCGCATCTCAACGGCGGCTTGGCGTTCGCATCCATCAACGTCGCCGTCCCTCGGTGgcttcatcttcttcaacgatCCAATGGAGACGCGATCGGAGCGCAATCCGGAGAGCGAATCTTGATCGTCGCCATCGAATCTCCTTCACTTTGATTTCAGTCATCATTCTCCGCGAATTGGAACCGCAAGATCCTGCTATGAACCGTGGCTATTGCATTTCCCAGTGTACCGAGAAGAAGACGCGAATCTCGCACTCGAGAGATACGAAAACAATCGAAGGAGATGATGGAAAAATGACTTACGGACAGTGTGGCTTTCCGACGATAACAG ATTGGAAGCGGTTGAAGGTGGTTCGGTGA